In one window of Mercurialis annua linkage group LG4, ddMerAnnu1.2, whole genome shotgun sequence DNA:
- the LOC126677864 gene encoding histone H3.3 — protein sequence MARTKQTARKSTGGKAPRKQLATKAARKSAPTTGGVKKPHRYRPGTVALREIRKYQKSTELLIRKLPFQRLVREIAQDFKTDLRFQSHAVLALQEAAEAYLVGLFEDTNLCAIHAKRVTIMPKDIQLARRIRGERA from the exons ATGGCTCGTACCAAACAAACCGCTCGCAAATCCACCGGCGGCAAGGCTCCTCGCAAGCAACTCGCTACTAAG GCTGCAAGGAAGTCTGCACCCACGACTGGTGGAGTCAAGAAGCCTCATCGTTACCGCCCTGGTACTGTGGCTCTTCG TGAGATTCGTAAGTATCAGAAAAGTACTGAACTTTTGATCCGTAAGCTGCCTTTTCAACGTCTTGTTCGTGAAATTGCACAAGATTTCAAG ACGGATTTGAGGTTTCAGAGCCATGCAGTTCTTGCTCTTCAGGAGGCAGCAGAGGCATATCTTGTAGGTTTATTTGAGGACACTAATCTCTGTGCCATCCATGCTAAGAGGGTCACCATTATGCCCAAGGACATCCAACTTGCTAGGCGTATTCGTGGTGAAAGGGCCTAA
- the LOC126677522 gene encoding histone H1, which produces MSTDKETEAAAADACVEQPPSTAEEAKPAKEKKTRAPKEKKPKQPKTAAHPPYFQMIKEAIFALDEKSGSSPYAIAKYMEEKHKAVLPSNFKKILSLQLKNSAARGKLIKIRASYKLSDSNKKEKDTKVSKAATNKTQTKPKKTGAVTTRKTRSLNKVEAPKKGGGSKKAKKTGSAKPKQPKSIKSPAAKRTKKVAVANAA; this is translated from the exons ATGTCAACTGATAAAGAAACAGAAGCTGCCGCTGCTGATGCCTGCGTTGAACAACCACCGTCTACGGCGGAGGAGGCAAAGCCAGCTAAAGAGAAGAAAACAAGGGCTCCTAAAGAAAAGAAACCTAAACAACCCAAGACTGCTGCTCATCCTCCATATTTTCAG ATGATCAAAGAAGCCATATTTGCTTTAGATGAAAAGAGCGGATCAAGCCCATATGCCATAGCTAAGTACATGGAAGAGAAGCACAAAGCAGTTCTACCTTCAAATTTCAAGAAAATTTTATCTCTGCAATTGAAAAACTCGGCCGCAAGAGGAAAACTAATCAAGATCAGAGCTTCTTATAAGTTATCTGATTCGAACAAGAAAGAAAAGGACACCAAGGTTTCAAAAGCTGCAACTAATAAGACACAGACGAAACCTAAAAAAACTGGTGCTGTTACTACAAGAAAGACGAGATCATTGAATAAAGTTGAGGCTCCGAAGAAAGGTGGGggttctaaaaaggcgaagaaGACGGGTTCTGCTAAACCTAAACAGCCTAAATCGATCAAGTCCCCTGCTGCTAAAAGAACCAAGAAAGTTGCTGTTGCTAATGCTGCTTAA